One window of Populus nigra chromosome 5, ddPopNigr1.1, whole genome shotgun sequence genomic DNA carries:
- the LOC133694198 gene encoding BAHD acyltransferase At5g47980-like, giving the protein MCISHRVVDGAALSTFLKAWSATAKGSKEAIIYPEFIASSLFPANDLWLRDSAIVMFGSLLKKGQCMTKRFVFDASAISNLKAQAASLGVKCPTRVEVVSSFLWKCLMAASEEWRGSQRPSLLTHSAKYTNKSKPGLKDLVGEVRKAISKIDSDFVEHIKGDKGNALMDETLKGIGAFVSGDGVDYLGFSSWCDGIEAFVTLDEKDMTILEGNPELLKSASLNPKRRREVTFMDGREAMRAGVIIFYRLNYQRRIRLCFLGKFRLDHVSIIATKFTPTGKTQGLDLATYCAAAAQKMLPMQFSDKGGVLCFSKFTT; this is encoded by the exons ATGTGCATATCTCATCGGGTCGTAGATGGTGCTGCATTGAGCACCTTTCTCAAGGCATGGTCTGCCACAGCCAAAGGTAGCAAGGAAGCAATTATATATCCTGAATTCATTGCCAGTTCTCTCTTCCCTGCAAATGATCTGTGGCTTAGAGACTCGGCGATTGTTATGTTTGGTTCATTGCTCAAAAAGGGCCAGTGCATGACCAAGAGATTTGTGTTTGACGCCTCAGCAATTTCCAACCTCAAGGCCCAAGCAGCAAGCTTAGGAGTGAAATGCCCCACTCGCGTCGAGGTGGTCTCTTCTTTCCTATGGAAGTGCCTTATGGCTGCCTCAGAAGAATGGCGAGGATCCCAAAGGCCTTCTTTACTAACACACT CTGCAAAATACACGAACAAGTCCAAGCCTGGATTAAAAGACTTGGTTGGTGAGGTGAGGAAAGCAATATCAAAAATTGATTCTGATTTTGTTGAGCATATTAAAGGTGATAAAGGCAATGCTCTAATGGATGAAACACTCAAAGGTATAGGTGCATTTGTCTCCGGGGATGGAGTAGACTACCTTGGTTTTTCCAGTTG GTGTGATGGCATAGAAGCTTTTGTGACCTTGGATGAAAAGGACATGACTATTTTAGAAGGCAATCCAGAGCTCCTCAAATCTGCATCTTTGAACCCAAA GAGGCGCAGGGAGGTCACTTTCATGGACGGCCGTGAGGCCATGCGAGCCGgagttataatattttatcgGCTGAACTATCAACGACGAATAAGGCTATGCTTTCTTGGGAAATTTCGTTTAGACCATGTTAGCATCATAGCGACCAAATTTACACCAACTGGAAAGACTCAAG GCTTGGACTTGGCCACATATTGTGCAGCTGCTGCCCAGAAGATGCTTCCCATGCAATTCTCTGACAAGGGTGGTGTCCTTTGTTTCAGCAAATTCACTACATGA
- the LOC133693635 gene encoding butanoate--CoA ligase AAE1-like, whose product MEGMVKCSANYVPLTPISFLERSAIVYRDRVSVAYGDIKYTWKETHERCVRLASALAHLGISPGDVVAALAPNIPAMYELHFGVPMSGAVLCTLNVRHDSSMLSVLLKHSEAKLIFVDYQCLPIAQGALEILSERKTKLPLLVLIPECGQPAAISSPRILEYESLLEKGKLDFEVRRPRDEWDPISLNYTSGTTSSPKGVIYSHRGAYLNSLAAALLNDMSAMPVYLWCVPMFHCNGWCLTWAVAAQGGTNVCQRYVTARDIFENIAQHKVTHMSGAPTVLNMIINASASEKRPLPGKVAVMTGGAPPPSHVLFKMEELGFHVTHSYGLTETYGPGTVCTWKPEWASLTPEAQAKIKSRQGVQHLGLEELDIKDPVTMKSVPADAKTMGEVMFRGNTVMNGYLKNLEATKDAFSGGWFRSGDLGVKHPDGYIELKDRSKDIIISGGENISSIEVESALFSHPAVLEAAIVGRPDDYWGETPCAFVKLKEGCNANAEELIKFCRDHLPHYMTPRTVVFQELPKTSTGKVQKYVLKEKAKAMGSISKGNTTSKL is encoded by the exons ATGGAGGGCATGGTCAAGTGCTCAGCTAACTACGTCCCTTTGACTCCAATCAGCTTTCTTGAACGCTCAGCCATTGTTTACAGGGACAGAGTCTCTGTTGCCTATGGTGACATCAAGTACACGTGGAAGGAGACCCATGAGAGGTGCGTCAGACTCGCTTCTGCTCTTGCCCATCTCGGAATTTCCCCTGGTGATGTG GTTGCTGCATTGGCCCCAAATATTCCAGCAATGTATGAGCTACATTTCGGTGTTCCGATGTCTGGGGCAGTTTTGTGTACACTTAATGTGCGCCATGATTCTTCAATGTTGTCTGTCTTGCTGAAACACTCAGAGGCTAAACTTATTTTTGTAGACTACCAATGTCTCCCAATTGCTCAAGGAGCACTCGAGATTCTCTCAGAGAGAAAAACCAAGCTGCCACTTCTTGTCTTAATCCCAGAGTGTGGTCAGCCGGCTGCCATTTCCTCCCCTAGAATTTTGGAATATGAGAGTCTTTTGGAAAAGGGAAAATTGGACTTTGAAGTTAGACGGCCACGAGATGAATGGGATCCCATTTCGCTTAATTATACTTCAGGCACTACATCAAGTCCAAAAGGTGTTATTTATAGCCATAGAGGAGCTTATCTTAATTCTCTTGCTGCTGCTCTTCTAAATGACATGAGTGCAATGCCTGTATATCTATGGTGCGTCCCCATGTTTCATTGCAATGGTTGGTGTCTTACTTGGGCTGTGGCTGCACAGGGTGGTACGAATGTTTGCCAGAGATATGTCACTGCAAGAgacatatttgaaaatattgctCAGCACAAGGTTACTCACATGAGTGGTGCACCAACAGTTCTGAACATGATAATAAATGCATCAGCTAGTGAAAAAAGGCCTCTTCCAGGAAAAGTGGCGGTCATGACAGGAGGTGCACCCCCACCATCTCATGTGCTATTCAAGATGGAAGAATTAGGATTTCATGTGACTCACTCATATGGTTTGACAGAAACCTATGGTCCTGGCACAGTTTGCACATGGAAACCTGAATGGGCTTCCCTAACTCCAGAAGCTCAAGCAAAGATCAAGTCCCGTCAAGGGGTGCAACATCTTGGGTTGGAGGAACTTGATATAAAAGATCCTGTTACCATGAAGAGTGTACCAGCAGATGCAAAAACCATGGGTGAGGTTATGTTTAGAGGCAATACTGTGATGAATGGATATTTGAAAAATTTGGAAGCAACAAAAGATGCATTCAGTGGTGGATGGTTTAGGAGTGGAGATTTAGGGGTGAAACATCCTGATGGTTATATAGAGCTAAAGGATCGATCAAAGGACATTATAATCTCCGGGGGCGAAAACATCAGCTCAATTGAGGTGGAGTCTGCACTTTTTAGTCACCCTGCAGTTCTGGAAGCAGCTATAGTAGGAAGACCTGATGATTACTGGGGAGAAACACCTTGTGCATTTGTGAAGTTGAAGGAAGGATGCAATGCCAACGCAGAAGAACTTATCAAATTTTGTAGAGATCACTTGCCCCACTACATGACACCTCGAACTGTTGTGTTTCAGGAATTGCCAAAGACTTCAACTGGGAAGGTGCAAAAATATGTCCTGAAGGAGAAGGCAAAGGCCATGGGAAGCATTTCAAAGGGAAACACTACTAGTAAACTGTaa
- the LOC133693386 gene encoding uncharacterized protein LOC133693386 isoform X1: MASLLPFFIFASLSLVNAKSNSTFTPINRDLYHSSADLLEQIKALVHRHPDKLTVETIKTGNRGYKAEISVVTYCRSRKEADDRTKFRILLSFGQHGRELITTELAFRILSILSEEQFLPDVDAASLNNILDKLVIKVVPMENVNGRKLVEGGDLCERRNGRGVDLNRNWSVDWGKKEKDYDPYEENPGTGPFSEPETQIMRKLALTFDPHIWVNVHSGMEALFMPYDHRNTTPDGAPSEQMRSLLSKLNNVHCHKRCMIGSGGGSVGYLAHGTATDFMYEVVKVPMAFTFEIYGDTAASSKDCFKMFNPVDFTTFHRVLNDWSSSFFTIFKLGPHQLDGNSSKEMASSLDKFVSIDEYLDGYLVERRNRYGKKMEVLDVGMQEIRTYFRLFLLSSVLLLFMFCSRIARSKSSRPIVSALPA; the protein is encoded by the exons ATGGCTTCTCTCCTCCCCTTCTTCATTTTCGCTTCTCTTTCACTCGTTAATGCTAAATCTAATTCCACTTTCACTCCCATCAATCGCGATCTCTACCACTCTag CGCTGATTTGTTGGAGCAAATAAAGGCATTGGTACACCGTCACCCAGACAAACTTACC gtGGAGACAATTAAAACAGGAAACAGGGGTTATAAAGCGGAGATTAGTGTAGTTACTTATTGCAGAAGTAGAAAAGAAGCTGATGACAGGACGAAGTTTCGGATTCTTCTT AGTTTCGGGCAACATGGGAGGGAGCTAATTACAACAGAACTTGCATTCCGGATCTTGTCGATTTTAAGTGAGGAACAGTTTCTACCCGATGTAGATGCTGCTTCTTTGAATAATATCCTAGACAAGCTCGTCATAAAG GTGGTGCCAATGGAAAATGTGAATGGACGGAAACTTGTTGAAGGAGGAGATCTTTGTGAGAGGAGGAATG gTAGAGGAGTTGATCTCAACCGGAATTGGAGTGTTGATTGGGGCAAAAAGGAGAAG GACTATGATCCATATGAAGAAAATCCTGGGACTGGTCCTTTTAGTGAGCCTGAAACTCAAATAATGCGGAAACTCGCCTTAACATTCGATCCTCACATATGGGTTAATGTGCATTCGGGAATGGAG gcATTATTCATGCCTTACGACCACAGGAATACAACCCCTGATGGTGCACCATCAGAACAGATGAGGTCATTGCTTAGTAAACTGAACAATGTTCATTGCCACAAGCGTTGTATGATTGGTTCAGGAGGAGGCTCTGTTGG GTATCTTGCACATGGGACAGCAACAGATTTCATGTACGAAGTTGTAAAAGTGCCTATGGCCTTCACCTTTGAG ATTTACGGAGATACCGCAGCTTCATCAAAGGACTGCTTTAAAATGTTCAATCCTGTTGATTTTACTACCTTCCAT AGAGTTCTCAATGACTGgtcctcttctttcttcacaATTTTTAAGCTGGGACCGCACCAGCTAGATGGAAACAGTTCAAAGGAGATGGCATCCAGTTTGGACAAGTTTGTATCGATTGATGAGTATCTTGACGGGTACTTGGTGGAGAGGAGAAATAGATATGGTAAAAAGATGGAGGTGCTAGATGTTGGGATGCAGGAGATAAGGACGTATTTTAGGCTTTTCTTATTATCATCAGTTTTGTTATTGTTCATGTTCTGTTCTAGAATTGCAAGGAGCAAGTCCAGTAGACCTATTGTTTCAGCCTTACCCGCCTGA
- the LOC133693214 gene encoding uncharacterized protein LOC133693214 encodes MTVEPLLYMNSNTESTEPYKHREKESDKKWSLYFKQFKSKVFFEETFLKMSRMRADRKPPLAKSPIRIRPRRVLRSESTTLQTPPGSLTKSQKPNRKLDTEDSDLRPEYHSISCELRALAKMVREEFGNGESTNGGVGKSLSANSSPLFERGRFYEEYSARRNDRLKRKKGDTGDDVKTPYNLGVTVESSKRRYTRKLESARKSVSDACLVERNETPRYLLRSMNKENKKPPLPVYSFEKSVLAGERKVAARKVRKI; translated from the exons ATGACCGTTGAGCCGCTCCTCTATATGAATTCAAACACGGAGTCCACAGAACCCTACAAACACAGAGAGAAGGAATCAGACAAAAAGTGGAGCCTCTACTTTAAACAATTCAAATCAAAAG TTTTCTTTGAAGAAACCTTTCTCAAAATGTCAAGGATGAGAGCCGATCGCAAGCCTCCACTTGCTAAATCCCCCATCAGGATCCGTCCTCGCCGTGTTCTTCGATCCGAATCCACCACTTTGCAAACTCCTCCTG GTTCTTTGACTAAGTCCcagaaaccaaaccgaaaattgGACACGGAAGATTCTGATCTCCGCCCCGAATACCATTCAATATCCTGCGAATTGCGTGCTCTAGCGAAGATGGTTCGCGAGGAATTTGGAAATGGGGAGTCAACTAATGGTGGGGTCGGTAAAAGTTTGAGTGCAAATTCTAGTCCTTTGTTTGAGAGGGGGAGGTTTTATGAGGAGTATTCTGCTAGGAGAAATGACAGGctgaagagaaagaaaggagaCACAGGAGATGATGTGAAGACTCCTTATAATCTTGGAGTTACTGTTGAGTCGTCGAAAAGGAGGTATACAAGGAAGCTTGAGAGCGCAAGGAAATCTGTATCTGATGCTTGCCTTGTGGAGAGAAATGAGACTCCAAGGTACCTGTTGAGGAGCATGAATAAGGAGAACAAGAAACCTCCTTTGCCTGTTTACAGCTTTGAGAAATCTGTGCTTGCAGGTGAAAGGAAAGTTGCTGCTCGCAAGGTTAGGAAAATCTGA
- the LOC133693386 gene encoding metallocarboxypeptidase A-like protein ARB_03789 isoform X2 translates to MVETIKTGNRGYKAEISVVTYCRSRKEADDRTKFRILLSFGQHGRELITTELAFRILSILSEEQFLPDVDAASLNNILDKLVIKVVPMENVNGRKLVEGGDLCERRNGRGVDLNRNWSVDWGKKEKDYDPYEENPGTGPFSEPETQIMRKLALTFDPHIWVNVHSGMEALFMPYDHRNTTPDGAPSEQMRSLLSKLNNVHCHKRCMIGSGGGSVGYLAHGTATDFMYEVVKVPMAFTFEIYGDTAASSKDCFKMFNPVDFTTFHRVLNDWSSSFFTIFKLGPHQLDGNSSKEMASSLDKFVSIDEYLDGYLVERRNRYGKKMEVLDVGMQEIRTYFRLFLLSSVLLLFMFCSRIARSKSSRPIVSALPA, encoded by the exons ATG gtGGAGACAATTAAAACAGGAAACAGGGGTTATAAAGCGGAGATTAGTGTAGTTACTTATTGCAGAAGTAGAAAAGAAGCTGATGACAGGACGAAGTTTCGGATTCTTCTT AGTTTCGGGCAACATGGGAGGGAGCTAATTACAACAGAACTTGCATTCCGGATCTTGTCGATTTTAAGTGAGGAACAGTTTCTACCCGATGTAGATGCTGCTTCTTTGAATAATATCCTAGACAAGCTCGTCATAAAG GTGGTGCCAATGGAAAATGTGAATGGACGGAAACTTGTTGAAGGAGGAGATCTTTGTGAGAGGAGGAATG gTAGAGGAGTTGATCTCAACCGGAATTGGAGTGTTGATTGGGGCAAAAAGGAGAAG GACTATGATCCATATGAAGAAAATCCTGGGACTGGTCCTTTTAGTGAGCCTGAAACTCAAATAATGCGGAAACTCGCCTTAACATTCGATCCTCACATATGGGTTAATGTGCATTCGGGAATGGAG gcATTATTCATGCCTTACGACCACAGGAATACAACCCCTGATGGTGCACCATCAGAACAGATGAGGTCATTGCTTAGTAAACTGAACAATGTTCATTGCCACAAGCGTTGTATGATTGGTTCAGGAGGAGGCTCTGTTGG GTATCTTGCACATGGGACAGCAACAGATTTCATGTACGAAGTTGTAAAAGTGCCTATGGCCTTCACCTTTGAG ATTTACGGAGATACCGCAGCTTCATCAAAGGACTGCTTTAAAATGTTCAATCCTGTTGATTTTACTACCTTCCAT AGAGTTCTCAATGACTGgtcctcttctttcttcacaATTTTTAAGCTGGGACCGCACCAGCTAGATGGAAACAGTTCAAAGGAGATGGCATCCAGTTTGGACAAGTTTGTATCGATTGATGAGTATCTTGACGGGTACTTGGTGGAGAGGAGAAATAGATATGGTAAAAAGATGGAGGTGCTAGATGTTGGGATGCAGGAGATAAGGACGTATTTTAGGCTTTTCTTATTATCATCAGTTTTGTTATTGTTCATGTTCTGTTCTAGAATTGCAAGGAGCAAGTCCAGTAGACCTATTGTTTCAGCCTTACCCGCCTGA
- the LOC133694208 gene encoding probable flavin-containing monooxygenase 1 isoform X2, giving the protein MEKKIAIIGAGISGLLACKHILEKGFSPIVFEARSGIGGVWSQTIESTKLQIPKKMYQFSDFAWPPSVTETFPDDEQVLEYIKAYAVHFNILPRIRFNCKVTCIDYVVPGNEDFPSWDLWGGTGWPFSPTGRWIVTVQDAREPTAPVEVYQLDFVILCIGKYSDLPNIPDFPLNSGPEVFNGKVLHSMDYAAMANDCAAELVTNKRVTIIGFQKSAVDIATEVADRNGVDHPCTLIFRTVHWIVPDYFIALTFKSLNRFTEFMVHKPDQGFFIWLLVILLSPLLWIFSKLVEAYLKRKQPLKKYNMVPEHGFLKQISSCMFTVLPANFYDKVEEGSLVLKKSRSFNFCKNGLVIDSEETPIATDIVIFATGYKSDEKLKNIFKSSYFQKCITESLAPFYRECIHPQIPQLAILGYADSPAFLYATEMKSKWLAHFLAGKFKLPTIGEMEADMKKWEKCMKYYANESYKRSCISVLLQIYCNDQICKDMGFNPRRKKWLLAELFAPYCPDDYKYLCWQM; this is encoded by the exons ATGGAGAAGAAGATTGCCATCATCGGTGCCGGAATCAGTGGCTTACTTGCATGCAAACACATACTGGAGAAGGGTTTTAGCCCTATTGTGTTTGAAGCAAGGAGTGGCATAGGTGGAGTCTGGTCTCAAACCATAGAGTCTACAAAGCTACAAATACCTAAAAAAATGTACCAGTTTTCAGATTTTGCTTGGCCACCTTCAGTTACAGAGACTTTCCCTGATGACGAACAAGTACTGGAGTACATTAAAGCCTATGCTGTTCACTTTAACATCCTTCCTAGGATCAGATTTAACTGCAAAGTGACTTGCATAGACTATGTAGTACCAGGTAATGAGGATTTCCCATCTTGGGATTTGTGGGGTGGCACTGGTTGGCCTTTTTCTCCTACTGGAAGATGGATTGTCACTGTACAGGATGCCAGGGAGCCCACTGCACCAGTTGAG GTTTACCAACTGGATTTTGTGATCCTTTGCATTGGAAAGTACAGTGACCTGCCTAACATACCAGATTTTCCCTTGAACAGTGGGCCTGAAGTGTTTAACGGGAAGGTCTTACACTCTATGGATTATGCTGCAATGGCTAATGATTGTGCTGCTGAGTTGGTTACAAACAAACGGGTTACTATTATCGGCTTTCAGAAATCAGCAGTGGACATAGCAACAGAAGTTGCAGACAGAAATG GTGTAGATCACCCATGCACACTGATATTCAGAACTGTCCATTGGATAGTTCCTGACTACTTTATCGCACTCACCTTCAAAAGCTTAAATCGCTTCACGGAGTTTATGGTTCACAAGCCTGATCAAGGATTTTTCATTTGGCTCTTAGTCATTTTGCTTTCACCTCTG CTGtggatattttcaaaattagtggAGGCCTATCTCAAGAGGAAGCAACCATTGAAGAAATACAATATGGTCCCTGAACATGGCTTCCTCAAACAGATATCTTCATGCATGTTCACAGTGTTGCCGGCCAATTTTTATGACAAGGTCGAAGAAGGAAGCCTCGTCCTGAAGAAGTCGCGGAGTTTCAACTTCTGCAAAAATGGTTTGGTTATAGATAGCGAGGAGACCCCTATAGCAACAGATATTGTTATCTTTGCAACCGGATACAAAAGTGATGAAAAGCTCAAGAACATTTTCAAATCAAGCTACTTTCAGAAATGCATCACTGAGTCACTAGCTCCCTTCTACAG gGAATGCATACATCCCCAGATCCCACAACTGGCAATACTTGGATACGCGGATAGTCCTGCATTCTTGTATGCAACAGAGATGAAAAGCAAGTGGCTAGCCCATTTTCTTGCTGGAAAATTTAAGTTACCAACCATAGGAGAGATGGAAGCTGATATGAAAAAATGGGAAAAATGCATGAAGTATTATGCGAATGAGAGCTACAAAAGATCATGCATTAGCGTGTTGCTGCAAATCTATTGCAATGATCAGATCTGTAAGGACATGGGGTTTAATCCAAGAAGGAAAAAGTGGCTTCTAGCTGAGCTATTTGCTCCTTATTGTCCTGATGATTACAAATACCTATGTTGGCAGATGTAG
- the LOC133694208 gene encoding probable flavin-containing monooxygenase 1 isoform X1, with the protein MEKKIAIIGAGISGLLACKHILEKGFSPIVFEARSGIGGVWSQTIESTKLQIPKKMYQFSDFAWPPSVTETFPDDEQVLEYIKAYAVHFNILPRIRFNCKVTCIDYVVPGNEDFPSWDLWGGTGWPFSPTGRWIVTVQDAREPTAPVEVYQLDFVILCIGKYSDLPNIPDFPLNSGPEVFNGKVLHSMDYAAMANDCAAELVTNKRVTIIGFQKSAVDIATEVADRNGVDHPCTLIFRTVHWIVPDYFIALTFKSLNRFTEFMVHKPDQGFFIWLLVILLSPLVTTHSASCDSYMQPVIQLTPYNVWFQLWIFSKLVEAYLKRKQPLKKYNMVPEHGFLKQISSCMFTVLPANFYDKVEEGSLVLKKSRSFNFCKNGLVIDSEETPIATDIVIFATGYKSDEKLKNIFKSSYFQKCITESLAPFYRECIHPQIPQLAILGYADSPAFLYATEMKSKWLAHFLAGKFKLPTIGEMEADMKKWEKCMKYYANESYKRSCISVLLQIYCNDQICKDMGFNPRRKKWLLAELFAPYCPDDYKYLCWQM; encoded by the exons ATGGAGAAGAAGATTGCCATCATCGGTGCCGGAATCAGTGGCTTACTTGCATGCAAACACATACTGGAGAAGGGTTTTAGCCCTATTGTGTTTGAAGCAAGGAGTGGCATAGGTGGAGTCTGGTCTCAAACCATAGAGTCTACAAAGCTACAAATACCTAAAAAAATGTACCAGTTTTCAGATTTTGCTTGGCCACCTTCAGTTACAGAGACTTTCCCTGATGACGAACAAGTACTGGAGTACATTAAAGCCTATGCTGTTCACTTTAACATCCTTCCTAGGATCAGATTTAACTGCAAAGTGACTTGCATAGACTATGTAGTACCAGGTAATGAGGATTTCCCATCTTGGGATTTGTGGGGTGGCACTGGTTGGCCTTTTTCTCCTACTGGAAGATGGATTGTCACTGTACAGGATGCCAGGGAGCCCACTGCACCAGTTGAG GTTTACCAACTGGATTTTGTGATCCTTTGCATTGGAAAGTACAGTGACCTGCCTAACATACCAGATTTTCCCTTGAACAGTGGGCCTGAAGTGTTTAACGGGAAGGTCTTACACTCTATGGATTATGCTGCAATGGCTAATGATTGTGCTGCTGAGTTGGTTACAAACAAACGGGTTACTATTATCGGCTTTCAGAAATCAGCAGTGGACATAGCAACAGAAGTTGCAGACAGAAATG GTGTAGATCACCCATGCACACTGATATTCAGAACTGTCCATTGGATAGTTCCTGACTACTTTATCGCACTCACCTTCAAAAGCTTAAATCGCTTCACGGAGTTTATGGTTCACAAGCCTGATCAAGGATTTTTCATTTGGCTCTTAGTCATTTTGCTTTCACCTCTGGTAACCACTCATAGTGCCTCCTGTGATAGTTACATGCAGCCTGTCATCCAATTGACGCCCTATAATGTGTGGTTTCAGCTGtggatattttcaaaattagtggAGGCCTATCTCAAGAGGAAGCAACCATTGAAGAAATACAATATGGTCCCTGAACATGGCTTCCTCAAACAGATATCTTCATGCATGTTCACAGTGTTGCCGGCCAATTTTTATGACAAGGTCGAAGAAGGAAGCCTCGTCCTGAAGAAGTCGCGGAGTTTCAACTTCTGCAAAAATGGTTTGGTTATAGATAGCGAGGAGACCCCTATAGCAACAGATATTGTTATCTTTGCAACCGGATACAAAAGTGATGAAAAGCTCAAGAACATTTTCAAATCAAGCTACTTTCAGAAATGCATCACTGAGTCACTAGCTCCCTTCTACAG gGAATGCATACATCCCCAGATCCCACAACTGGCAATACTTGGATACGCGGATAGTCCTGCATTCTTGTATGCAACAGAGATGAAAAGCAAGTGGCTAGCCCATTTTCTTGCTGGAAAATTTAAGTTACCAACCATAGGAGAGATGGAAGCTGATATGAAAAAATGGGAAAAATGCATGAAGTATTATGCGAATGAGAGCTACAAAAGATCATGCATTAGCGTGTTGCTGCAAATCTATTGCAATGATCAGATCTGTAAGGACATGGGGTTTAATCCAAGAAGGAAAAAGTGGCTTCTAGCTGAGCTATTTGCTCCTTATTGTCCTGATGATTACAAATACCTATGTTGGCAGATGTAG
- the LOC133693215 gene encoding dolichol-phosphate mannosyltransferase subunit 1-like, which produces MEKNNRYSIIVPTYNERLNIALIVYLIFKHLQDVEFEIIVVDDGSPDGTQEVVKQLQKVYGEDRILLRPRAKKLGLGTAYIHGLKHASGNFVVIMDADLSHHPKYLPSFIKKQLETGASIVTGTRYVKGGGVHGWNLMRKLTSRGANVLAQTLLWPGVSDLTGSFRLYKKSVLEDIISSVVSKGYVFQMEMIVRASRKGYHIEEVPITFVDRVFGSSKLGGSEIVEYLKGLAYLLVTT; this is translated from the exons ATGGAGAAGAACAACAGATACAGTATAATAGTCCCAACGTACAACGAGCGTCTCAACATTGCACTCATCGTTTATCTCATCTTTAAACATCTCCA GGATGTTGAGTTCGAAATTATCGTTGTGGATGATGGGAGTCCTGATGGTACTCAAGAAGTTGTAAAACAGTTACAGAAAGTATATGGCGAAGATCGCATT TTGTTAAGACCTAGAGCGAAGAAGCTTGGATTAG GCACGGCTTACATTCATGGGTTGAAGCATGCGTCTGGGAATTTTGTTGTCATAATGGATGCTGATCTATCTCACCAT CCAAAGTACTTGCCAAGCTTTATCAA GAAGCAGTTGGAAACTGGTGCGAGCATAGTTACTGGAACTCGGTATGTTAAAGGTGGAGGTGTACATGGGTGGAATCTGATGCGCAAGCTAACTAGTAGGGGAGCTAATGTTCTTGCTCAAACACTTCTGTGGCCTGGTGTATCTGATTTGACAGGATCTTTCAG GCTTTATAAGAAATCAGTGCTTGAAGATATCATCAGTTCTGTGGTTAGCAAGGGATATGTCTTTCAAATGGAGATGATTGTTCGGGCGTCCAGAAAAGGCTACCATATTGAAGAG GTTCCAATTACCTTCGTTGATAGAGTATTTGGGAGTTCGAAGCTAGGAGGTTCTGAAATTGTTGAATATTTGAAAGGCCTTGCATATCTTCTGGTTACAACATGA